A part of Terriglobus roseus genomic DNA contains:
- a CDS encoding anthranilate synthase component II encodes MVFVLDNYDSFTYNLVQYMGELGAEMVIRRNDELTPEEIEALNPDHILISPGPCTPQEAGVSIDLIKHYASKGKRTPILGVCLGHQALGAAFGGNVVRAARLMHGKTSQVHHDGRTLFEGIDQDMTCTRYHSLVVSPEGLPKELEVSARTQDPEGEVIMALRHRELPIEGVQFHPESVLTQNGKRLIENFLKM; translated from the coding sequence ATGGTCTTCGTTCTGGACAACTACGATTCGTTCACCTACAACCTGGTGCAGTACATGGGCGAGCTGGGCGCGGAGATGGTCATCCGCCGGAACGACGAGCTGACGCCCGAAGAGATTGAAGCGCTGAACCCGGACCACATTCTCATCTCGCCCGGCCCCTGCACGCCTCAGGAAGCGGGCGTCTCCATCGACCTGATCAAGCACTATGCCTCGAAGGGCAAGCGCACGCCGATTCTGGGTGTTTGCCTTGGACATCAGGCACTGGGTGCAGCCTTTGGTGGCAACGTGGTTCGCGCCGCGCGCCTGATGCACGGCAAGACCAGTCAGGTGCATCACGATGGCCGCACACTCTTTGAAGGCATCGATCAGGACATGACCTGCACACGCTACCACTCGCTGGTGGTTAGCCCGGAAGGTCTGCCGAAGGAGCTGGAAGTCTCTGCGCGCACGCAGGACCCCGAGGGTGAAGTCATCATGGCGCTGCGCCATCGCGAGCTGCCCATTGAGGGCGTGCAGTTCCACCCGGAGAGCGTGCTCACGCAAAACGGCAAACGCCTGATTGAAAACTTCCTGAAGATGTAA
- the glpK gene encoding glycerol kinase GlpK produces the protein MAMYVLALDQGTTSSRAILVDHTGAIAGTAQHEFTQIFPEGKAGWVEHDPFEILTSQLTAAVEVLGRAGVRPRDVASLGITNQRETTIVWDRATGKPVYNAIVWQDRRTASMCEQLRNEGVEEDVRRRTGLRLDPYFSGTKVSWILDNVAGAREKAERGELAFGTVDSWLVWNLTSGKKHITDRTNASRTLLYNIVEDKWDDEMLRLLRVPRSMMPEVVWSSEKLGPVSTTLGLEGTEIAGIAGDQQSALFGQMCTKPGDAKNTYGTGCFLLQHIGTEFRESQNRLLTTLACSTNRRPEYALEGSVFIGGAVVQWLRDGLGIIASSSEVEQLAQSVPDSGGVLFVPAFTGLGAPHWDPYASGTIIGIGRGTTKGHIARAALESIALQTTDLMRAMNADTGVPLRELRVDGGATANDTLMQFQADLLGVPVHRPACLETTALGAAFLAGLAVGFWNSTDEIQRVQGEGTLFTPQRDYDALYARWKEAVERAKGWNA, from the coding sequence ATGGCGATGTATGTTCTGGCGCTGGACCAGGGAACGACGAGTTCGCGCGCGATTCTGGTGGACCATACCGGTGCGATTGCGGGCACGGCGCAGCATGAGTTCACACAGATTTTCCCTGAGGGCAAAGCCGGTTGGGTGGAACATGATCCGTTTGAGATTCTCACCAGCCAGTTGACCGCCGCCGTGGAAGTACTGGGGCGTGCTGGTGTGCGGCCGCGCGATGTGGCGTCGCTGGGCATTACGAATCAACGTGAGACCACGATTGTGTGGGATCGCGCGACGGGCAAGCCTGTTTATAACGCCATCGTGTGGCAGGATCGTCGCACAGCTTCGATGTGCGAGCAGCTTCGCAATGAAGGCGTGGAAGAAGATGTTCGTCGGCGCACCGGCTTGAGGCTTGATCCTTACTTCAGCGGCACGAAAGTCTCATGGATTCTGGACAACGTTGCTGGTGCGCGAGAGAAGGCCGAGCGCGGTGAATTGGCGTTTGGCACTGTGGATAGCTGGCTGGTGTGGAACCTGACCAGTGGCAAGAAGCACATCACTGACCGCACGAATGCGTCGCGCACGCTGCTTTACAACATTGTCGAAGACAAGTGGGATGACGAGATGTTGCGGCTGCTGCGTGTGCCTCGCAGCATGATGCCGGAGGTAGTGTGGTCGAGCGAAAAGCTTGGCCCTGTGAGCACCACGCTGGGACTTGAAGGCACTGAGATTGCTGGCATTGCGGGTGATCAACAATCTGCGCTCTTCGGGCAGATGTGCACGAAGCCCGGCGATGCGAAGAACACCTATGGCACCGGATGCTTTCTGTTGCAGCACATTGGCACCGAATTTCGTGAGAGCCAGAATCGTTTGCTGACGACGCTGGCCTGCTCCACGAATCGCAGACCAGAATATGCGCTGGAAGGGTCTGTGTTTATTGGCGGCGCGGTGGTGCAGTGGCTGCGTGATGGACTTGGCATCATTGCATCGAGCAGCGAAGTGGAGCAGCTTGCGCAGAGCGTGCCGGATAGCGGTGGCGTGTTGTTTGTGCCCGCGTTTACTGGGCTTGGCGCACCGCACTGGGATCCGTATGCCAGCGGAACCATCATTGGCATTGGTCGCGGCACAACGAAAGGACACATTGCACGTGCGGCGCTGGAGAGCATTGCTCTGCAGACGACAGACCTGATGCGTGCGATGAATGCCGACACCGGTGTACCGCTGCGCGAGTTGCGTGTGGATGGCGGCGCGACAGCAAACGATACATTGATGCAGTTTCAGGCGGATCTGCTGGGTGTGCCGGTGCATCGTCCTGCATGCCTGGAAACAACGGCTCTGGGCGCGGCGTTTCTTGCGGGGCTTGCCGTTGGCTTCTGGAACAGCACGGATGAAATTCAGCGCGTGCAGGGCGAGGGAACGTTGTTCACACCGCAGCGGGATTACGATGCCTTATACGCGCGCTGGAAAGAAGCTGTGGAACGCGCGAAGGGATGGAACGCATGA
- a CDS encoding glycerol-3-phosphate dehydrogenase/oxidase, whose product MNRTAMLDAVKAHGDAAWDVVIIGGGATGVGVAVDAAVRGYKTLLVEREDFGKGTSSRSTKLVHGGVRYLEQGNISLVMEALKERGLLRQNAPHLVHDLPFVVPNYEWWEAPFYGIGMKIYDLLATKYSFGKSKILSREETLERLPTISQEGLRGGVVYHDGQFDDTRLLTHLVMTAADHGATVLNYCGAVGLLRGEDGFLRGVTLQDGVSGERFDVQAKVVVNATGIFTDEVRRMAEPDVQTMVSPSQGIHLVFEKSFLRAETAIMVPRTSDGRVLFAIPWHEHTVVGTTDTPIEAPSYEPKPLEEEIEFVLETAGEYLSRKPTRDDILAIYVGIRPLVKAAGSDGSKTSALSRDHTIHIDGSGLLTIVGGKWTTYRHMAEDTVNHAATLGHLPDVTCTTADLHVHGWSDATDLGHLLVYGSDAAKIRALAASSPELAQQLNPALPYLATEVVWAAREEMAVTVEDVLSRRTRALLLNAKAAIAMAPQVAQLMAAELGHDEAWQQAQVSSFTALARQYLPQ is encoded by the coding sequence ATGAATCGTACAGCGATGCTTGATGCCGTGAAGGCACACGGCGATGCCGCGTGGGATGTGGTCATCATCGGTGGCGGCGCTACGGGTGTGGGTGTGGCGGTGGATGCTGCTGTTCGCGGCTACAAGACGCTGCTTGTCGAGCGCGAGGATTTTGGCAAAGGCACGTCCAGCCGCAGCACCAAGCTGGTGCATGGCGGTGTGCGTTACCTGGAGCAGGGCAATATCTCGCTGGTGATGGAGGCGCTGAAAGAGCGCGGGTTGCTGCGTCAGAACGCTCCGCACCTTGTTCATGATCTTCCTTTCGTAGTGCCGAATTATGAGTGGTGGGAAGCTCCGTTCTACGGCATTGGCATGAAGATTTATGACCTGCTGGCGACGAAGTATTCGTTTGGCAAGTCGAAGATTCTTTCGCGTGAGGAGACGTTGGAACGTCTGCCAACGATCTCGCAGGAGGGATTGCGCGGTGGCGTGGTGTATCACGATGGCCAGTTTGACGACACGCGATTGCTGACACATCTCGTGATGACGGCTGCGGATCATGGCGCCACCGTGTTGAATTATTGCGGTGCTGTCGGCCTGCTGCGCGGCGAAGATGGATTTCTGCGCGGTGTAACGCTGCAAGACGGCGTCAGTGGTGAACGTTTTGACGTTCAAGCAAAGGTTGTAGTGAATGCGACGGGCATCTTCACGGATGAAGTGCGGCGCATGGCCGAGCCGGATGTGCAGACGATGGTGTCGCCCTCGCAGGGCATTCATCTGGTGTTTGAGAAGAGCTTTCTGCGCGCCGAGACAGCCATCATGGTGCCGCGCACCAGCGATGGTCGCGTGCTCTTTGCAATTCCTTGGCATGAGCACACCGTCGTTGGCACAACCGATACCCCGATTGAGGCTCCGAGCTATGAGCCGAAGCCACTGGAAGAAGAGATTGAGTTTGTGCTGGAGACAGCAGGTGAGTATCTCTCGCGCAAACCTACACGCGATGACATTCTGGCCATCTACGTTGGCATTCGTCCTCTGGTAAAAGCCGCTGGAAGCGATGGATCGAAGACGAGTGCGCTGTCACGCGATCACACGATTCACATTGATGGCAGCGGATTGCTCACCATTGTTGGCGGCAAGTGGACGACGTATCGTCACATGGCTGAAGACACAGTGAACCATGCAGCAACGCTGGGCCATTTGCCCGATGTCACATGTACGACCGCCGATCTGCATGTGCATGGATGGAGCGATGCAACCGACCTAGGCCATCTGCTGGTGTACGGCAGCGATGCAGCAAAGATTCGCGCGCTGGCCGCTTCATCGCCCGAACTTGCACAGCAACTGAATCCAGCACTTCCCTACCTTGCCACCGAGGTCGTCTGGGCGGCGCGCGAAGAGATGGCGGTTACTGTGGAAGATGTGCTGTCGCGCAGAACGCGTGCGTTGCTTCTGAATGCGAAGGCTGCCATTGCAATGGCGCCACAGGTTGCGCAGTTGATGGCTGCGGAGCTGGGTCACGACGAAGCATGGCAGCAAGCGCAGGTGAGTTCGTTTACCGCATTGGCACGGCAGTACCTACCGCAGTAG
- a CDS encoding MIP/aquaporin family protein produces the protein MFVIARSPVLGEFMGTFVLLLLGNGVCAAVTLKSSKAKDAGWMVVAAGWAFAVLCGIFVSQLFGSADAHMNPAFTLAFAIKGHAYGNLIPYVLAQVAGAFCGAAATWLFYLPLWGLTEAQDAKLGVFATSPAVRNYGWALFCEALASFVLVIVAGGMSSKLVLTTGAAAGLSPFLVSLLIWSIGLSLGATTGYAINPARDFGPRLAHALLPIAGKGPSDWAYAWVPVLGPLLGGGLAGWVLLALGA, from the coding sequence ATGTTTGTGATTGCACGCAGCCCGGTGCTGGGCGAGTTTATGGGAACGTTTGTGCTGCTGCTGCTGGGTAACGGTGTGTGTGCCGCAGTGACACTGAAGAGCAGCAAGGCAAAGGACGCGGGCTGGATGGTTGTCGCCGCGGGATGGGCCTTTGCGGTGCTGTGCGGCATTTTCGTGTCGCAGTTGTTTGGCTCGGCAGACGCCCATATGAACCCTGCATTCACGCTGGCTTTTGCGATCAAGGGTCATGCGTACGGCAACCTGATTCCCTATGTGCTGGCGCAGGTGGCGGGCGCGTTTTGCGGTGCCGCGGCGACCTGGTTGTTCTATCTGCCACTGTGGGGATTGACCGAGGCGCAGGATGCGAAGCTTGGTGTCTTCGCAACGAGCCCTGCGGTACGGAACTATGGATGGGCGTTGTTCTGCGAGGCACTGGCTTCGTTTGTGCTGGTGATCGTTGCGGGCGGGATGAGCAGCAAGCTGGTACTTACCACTGGTGCTGCGGCCGGACTCAGCCCTTTCTTAGTTAGCCTTCTCATCTGGTCGATCGGTCTGTCGCTTGGCGCGACGACTGGCTACGCCATTAATCCCGCGCGCGACTTCGGGCCCCGACTGGCACATGCGCTGTTGCCCATCGCAGGGAAGGGACCGAGCGACTGGGCCTATGCCTGGGTGCCGGTGCTTGGGCCGCTGCTGGGTGGCGGGCTGGCGGGCTGGGTTCTGTTGGCGCTGGGTGCGTAA
- the hscB gene encoding Fe-S protein assembly co-chaperone HscB, with the protein MTYFEVFSLPTKLALDTASLEKSFYKLSREFHPDRFASKSAEEQAEATEKSSLLNDAYRTLRDPIRRTEYLLELEGIELEEQSVKATESARASGTEKKQIVPPDLLEEAFELNMQLEEMKMAKQMGDDDPQLRKDLEAAKSNFTAMLDDSQKQLEALWTKWDAAVDTDDATAKSSSKDAMVALLNRRSYLRNLVRDVNAALE; encoded by the coding sequence ATGACCTACTTCGAAGTCTTCAGCCTGCCCACGAAACTCGCGCTCGACACAGCATCGCTTGAGAAGAGCTTTTACAAGCTTTCGCGCGAGTTCCATCCGGATCGCTTCGCCTCCAAATCCGCAGAGGAACAGGCGGAAGCCACAGAGAAATCCTCGCTGCTGAACGACGCTTACCGCACGTTGCGCGATCCCATCCGTCGCACCGAGTACCTGCTGGAACTGGAAGGCATTGAGCTTGAGGAACAGTCCGTAAAGGCTACGGAATCCGCGCGCGCTTCAGGCACGGAGAAGAAGCAGATTGTCCCTCCCGATCTTCTGGAAGAGGCCTTCGAACTGAACATGCAGTTGGAAGAGATGAAGATGGCAAAGCAGATGGGCGATGACGACCCCCAGCTTCGCAAAGATCTTGAAGCTGCAAAGTCCAACTTCACCGCCATGCTCGACGACTCACAGAAACAGTTAGAGGCTCTCTGGACCAAGTGGGACGCGGCTGTGGACACGGACGACGCTACTGCAAAATCTTCGTCGAAGGACGCGATGGTGGCGCTGCTCAATCGCCGCAGCTATCTGCGAAACCTCGTGCGCGACGTCAACGCTGCACTGGAGTAG
- a CDS encoding GNAT family N-acetyltransferase: MQAILSQPLQEVDGQLSLEYLGTDLSDVHKVPVAAWLMRNRAGDEVGGIRFRLESTQHVLLYAGHIGYNVHPKHRGNHYAARAVRLLVPIAKAIKIDPLWITCDPENMASRRTLEWIGADYVETVNVLYNNAVFLAGHPRKRRYRLSTSIATNDGQIPSEEKP, translated from the coding sequence ATGCAGGCGATTCTGTCCCAGCCATTGCAAGAGGTTGATGGTCAGTTATCTCTCGAATACCTTGGCACGGACCTCAGCGACGTGCATAAGGTTCCGGTGGCAGCATGGCTCATGAGGAACCGCGCTGGAGATGAGGTCGGGGGCATCCGCTTCCGACTGGAATCCACGCAACACGTTCTGCTTTACGCTGGCCACATCGGGTATAACGTTCATCCCAAACATCGGGGTAATCACTACGCGGCGCGCGCTGTGCGGCTTCTGGTCCCCATCGCAAAAGCAATAAAGATTGATCCCCTCTGGATCACGTGCGATCCGGAGAACATGGCGTCTCGCAGAACGTTGGAATGGATTGGCGCGGACTACGTTGAAACCGTGAATGTCCTCTACAACAACGCGGTTTTTCTTGCTGGCCACCCACGCAAGCGACGCTACCGTCTCAGTACTTCGATCGCAACAAACGATGGACAGATACCATCAGAAGAGAAGCCATGA
- a CDS encoding HesB/IscA family protein, with protein MSVVGISSTTSKEMSAPAPAAGAAPVYSSPIVPPVSAPPDNAKAQNIQVTEKALKRIRSAMQKEGVSAEQGGLRVGITGGGCSGLSYNIRFDSQARERDRVYVYEQEGDKVQIFVDPKSFLYLSGMTLDFEETLMRQGFNFINPHSTKSCGCGSSFTA; from the coding sequence ATGTCGGTAGTAGGAATCAGCAGCACCACCAGCAAGGAAATGAGCGCACCTGCCCCCGCAGCAGGTGCTGCACCCGTGTACTCAAGCCCCATCGTTCCGCCTGTTTCCGCGCCGCCGGACAACGCAAAGGCACAGAACATCCAGGTGACGGAAAAGGCGTTGAAGCGCATCCGCTCCGCCATGCAGAAGGAAGGCGTCTCCGCTGAGCAGGGCGGCCTGCGCGTGGGCATCACGGGTGGTGGCTGCAGCGGTCTCTCGTATAACATCCGTTTCGATTCGCAGGCCCGCGAGCGTGATCGCGTGTATGTCTACGAGCAGGAAGGTGACAAGGTGCAGATCTTCGTCGACCCCAAGAGCTTCCTGTACCTCAGCGGCATGACGCTCGACTTCGAAGAGACGCTGATGCGCCAGGGCTTCAACTTCATCAACCCCCACAGCACCAAGAGCTGCGGCTGCGGATCGTCGTTCACCGCGTAA
- a CDS encoding DUF4242 domain-containing protein, which produces MPKFLIERTLPGAGDLTAEQLKAISQTSCSVLRNLGPQIQWVESFVTPNKIYCIYVAPNAELIREHARLGGFPADSVEPIKETISPVTAE; this is translated from the coding sequence ATGCCGAAGTTTCTGATTGAAAGAACGTTGCCGGGAGCAGGCGACCTGACGGCGGAGCAGCTAAAAGCTATCTCACAGACATCGTGCTCTGTGCTGCGCAACCTGGGGCCACAGATTCAGTGGGTCGAGTCTTTCGTGACGCCGAACAAAATCTACTGCATCTACGTGGCACCGAATGCAGAGCTGATCCGCGAACACGCACGCCTCGGCGGTTTTCCGGCCGATTCCGTGGAACCAATCAAAGAAACCATCAGTCCGGTTACCGCAGAGTGA
- the iscU gene encoding Fe-S cluster assembly scaffold IscU — translation MAYSDKVVDHYENPRNVGTLDKNAQEVGTGLVGAPECGDVMRLQIKVNPDTQVIEDAKFKTFGCGSAIASSSLATEWVKGKTIDEALAISNTEIVKELALPPVKIHCSVLAEDAIRAAIGDWKKKNVGAEELAAAAH, via the coding sequence ATGGCATACAGCGATAAGGTAGTCGATCACTACGAGAATCCGCGGAACGTTGGAACGCTCGACAAGAACGCGCAGGAAGTGGGCACCGGCCTGGTTGGCGCACCGGAGTGCGGCGACGTGATGCGTCTGCAGATCAAGGTCAACCCGGACACGCAGGTCATTGAAGACGCAAAGTTCAAGACCTTCGGCTGTGGTTCGGCCATCGCCTCCTCCTCGCTCGCGACGGAGTGGGTGAAGGGCAAGACCATTGACGAAGCTCTCGCCATCTCCAACACGGAGATCGTGAAGGAACTGGCTCTGCCCCCGGTTAAGATTCACTGCTCGGTACTGGCAGAAGACGCCATCCGTGCAGCCATCGGCGACTGGAAGAAGAAGAACGTCGGCGCAGAAGAGCTAGCCGCAGCGGCTCACTAA